The following proteins come from a genomic window of Streptomyces sp. GS7:
- the asnB gene encoding asparagine synthase (glutamine-hydrolyzing), producing MCGITGWISYDNDLTTQRPTLEAMTQTMACRGPDAAGVWLDTHAALGHRRLAVIDIDGGRQPMQVDRDGRTLIVTTYSGEVYNYRELRAELETLGHTFRTSSDTEVVLHAYLQWGEAFAERLNGMYAFALWDPRTEELLLVRDRMGIKPLFYHPTRDGVLFGSEPKAVHAHPDIRPAVDAEGLAELITFTKTPGHAVYKGLHEVRPGHLVRVDRNGVHVSRYWALEAREHTDDLDTTVARVRELLDDIVARQLIADVPLCTLLSGGLDSSAITALSAKALAAQGSGPVRSFAVDFTGYTENFTPDDLRGTPDGPYAHALAEHVRSDHHDIVLDTAALMDPGHRGAVLAARDLPNGFGDGDTSLYLLFKAVREQSTVALSGESADEVFGGYRWFHDPESVNADTFPWVAAGVSGRFSGGDAVREALLDRALLKRLDLPGYEHLRYREALAEVPYLDGDTGHQRRMREVSYLHLTRFVQILLDRKDRASMAVGLEVRVPFCDHRLVDYVFNTPWSMKTFDGREKSLLRAATRDVLPDLVADRVKSPYPSTQDPHYNEALRAELKALAADRDAPVRPLLDSGALAEATADGARNDIRPGAELALGMNTWLRTTGTTLEL from the coding sequence ATGTGCGGAATCACCGGATGGATCTCCTACGACAACGACCTGACGACGCAGCGCCCCACCCTTGAGGCGATGACGCAGACCATGGCCTGCCGCGGCCCGGACGCCGCCGGCGTCTGGCTCGACACCCACGCCGCGCTCGGCCACCGCCGGCTCGCCGTCATCGACATCGACGGCGGCAGGCAGCCCATGCAGGTCGACCGGGACGGCCGCACCCTGATCGTCACGACGTACAGCGGCGAGGTCTACAACTACCGCGAACTGCGCGCCGAGTTGGAGACCCTCGGCCACACCTTCCGGACCAGCAGCGACACCGAAGTCGTGCTGCACGCCTACCTCCAGTGGGGCGAGGCGTTCGCCGAGCGCCTCAACGGCATGTACGCCTTCGCGCTCTGGGACCCGCGCACCGAGGAACTCCTGCTGGTACGCGACCGGATGGGGATCAAGCCGCTCTTCTACCACCCCACCCGCGACGGCGTCCTCTTCGGCTCCGAACCCAAGGCGGTCCACGCCCACCCCGACATACGCCCGGCCGTCGACGCCGAGGGCCTCGCCGAACTGATCACCTTCACCAAGACGCCCGGCCACGCCGTCTACAAGGGCCTGCACGAGGTCCGCCCCGGTCACCTCGTCCGGGTCGACCGCAACGGGGTGCACGTCAGCCGCTACTGGGCCCTGGAGGCCCGCGAGCACACCGACGACCTCGACACCACCGTCGCCCGCGTCCGCGAGCTGCTCGACGACATCGTCGCCCGCCAGCTGATCGCCGACGTCCCGCTGTGCACCCTGCTCTCCGGCGGCCTGGACTCCTCCGCCATCACCGCGCTCTCCGCCAAGGCGCTGGCCGCCCAGGGCAGCGGCCCGGTCCGCTCGTTCGCCGTCGACTTCACCGGCTACACCGAGAACTTCACGCCCGACGACCTGCGCGGCACCCCCGACGGCCCGTACGCGCACGCGCTGGCCGAGCACGTCCGCTCCGACCACCACGACATCGTGCTGGACACCGCCGCCCTGATGGACCCCGGCCACCGCGGCGCGGTGCTCGCCGCCCGCGATCTGCCCAACGGCTTCGGCGACGGCGACACCTCCCTCTACCTGCTGTTCAAGGCGGTCCGCGAGCAGTCCACGGTCGCCCTCTCCGGCGAATCCGCGGACGAGGTGTTCGGTGGCTACCGCTGGTTCCACGACCCGGAGTCGGTCAACGCCGACACCTTCCCCTGGGTCGCCGCGGGCGTCTCCGGCCGGTTCTCCGGCGGCGACGCGGTCCGGGAGGCGCTGCTCGACCGCGCCCTGCTCAAGCGGCTCGACCTGCCCGGGTACGAGCACCTCCGCTATCGCGAGGCGCTCGCCGAAGTCCCGTACCTGGACGGCGACACCGGCCATCAGCGCCGCATGCGCGAGGTCAGCTACCTGCACCTGACCCGCTTCGTGCAGATCCTCCTGGACCGCAAGGACCGCGCCAGCATGGCCGTCGGCCTGGAGGTCCGGGTCCCGTTCTGCGACCACCGGCTGGTCGACTACGTCTTCAACACCCCCTGGTCGATGAAGACCTTCGACGGCCGCGAGAAGTCGCTGCTGCGCGCCGCCACCCGCGACGTCCTGCCCGACCTGGTCGCCGACCGCGTCAAGAGCCCCTACCCCAGCACCCAGGACCCGCACTACAACGAGGCGCTGCGCGCCGAGCTGAAGGCCCTGGCCGCCGACCGGGACGCCCCCGTCCGCCCGCTGCTGGACTCCGGAGCGCTGGCCGAGGCCACCGCCGACGGCGCGCGCAACGACATCCGCCCCGGCGCCGAACTCGCCCTCGGCATGAACACCTGGCTGCGGACCACCGGCACGACGCTGGAGCTGTAG
- a CDS encoding PP2C family protein-serine/threonine phosphatase → MEPSSRRLPWYVAIVPVVLIVAGAAGDALTPTEYAGDALLSAGVMVTGALFSLRRTIAAGAAMVLIEVVLTIRDGYFGRPVGTRTLINVVLIALVGVGVNRVVAHYGRRLEQARSVAEAAQRAVLPQPPARIGPLTVAAVYHAAEVEAQIGGDAYAVQGTPYGTRLLIADVRGKGMGAVGVVSVLLGTFRVEADRAPDLTALAGALEHALLKEGSHREEAVRTEGFVTALLGEITPGADRVRLLNCGHPAPYLLRGTAVCALDPADPGLPLGMSGLGVPRPEPDTWPFPPGGTLLLITDGVTEARNRSGQFYEPAAGLGGRGPFRRPEQAIDALLHDVEHWTGGPRDDDMAILAITRSAGEPYRGGQEEGPGRPPPR, encoded by the coding sequence ATGGAACCTTCCTCCAGGAGGCTGCCCTGGTACGTCGCGATCGTGCCGGTCGTACTGATCGTCGCCGGGGCGGCCGGGGACGCCCTGACACCGACGGAGTACGCCGGGGACGCGCTGCTGTCCGCCGGCGTCATGGTGACGGGAGCCCTGTTCTCGCTCCGGCGCACCATCGCCGCCGGCGCGGCCATGGTCCTGATCGAGGTGGTACTGACGATCAGGGACGGGTACTTCGGCCGCCCGGTCGGCACCCGCACCCTGATCAACGTGGTGCTCATCGCGCTCGTCGGGGTCGGGGTGAACCGGGTGGTCGCCCACTACGGGCGCCGACTGGAACAGGCCCGTTCCGTCGCGGAGGCCGCCCAGCGTGCGGTGCTGCCCCAGCCGCCGGCGCGAATCGGCCCGCTGACCGTCGCGGCGGTCTACCACGCGGCGGAGGTCGAGGCGCAGATCGGCGGGGACGCCTACGCGGTGCAGGGCACGCCCTACGGCACCCGGCTGCTGATCGCGGACGTGCGGGGCAAGGGGATGGGCGCGGTCGGCGTGGTCTCCGTACTGCTCGGCACGTTCCGCGTGGAGGCGGACCGGGCACCCGACCTCACGGCACTGGCCGGGGCCCTGGAACATGCCCTGCTCAAGGAGGGCTCGCACCGCGAGGAGGCAGTCCGGACGGAGGGGTTCGTCACGGCCCTGCTCGGTGAGATCACCCCGGGTGCGGACCGCGTACGGCTGCTGAACTGCGGCCATCCCGCGCCCTATCTGCTCCGGGGCACCGCGGTGTGCGCGCTGGATCCGGCCGACCCCGGCCTTCCACTGGGCATGAGCGGCCTGGGCGTGCCGCGGCCGGAGCCGGACACCTGGCCGTTCCCGCCCGGCGGCACCCTGCTGCTGATCACCGACGGGGTGACCGAGGCCAGGAACCGCTCCGGACAGTTCTACGAACCGGCGGCCGGACTCGGCGGCCGGGGCCCGTTCCGCCGCCCGGAGCAGGCCATCGACGCCCTCCTCCACGACGTCGAGCACTGGACCGGCGGCCCCCGCGACGACGACATGGCGATCCTGGCGATCACCCGGAGCGCGGGGGAGCCGTACCGGGGCGGACAGGAGGAAGGGCCGGGACGGCCGCCGCCGCGCTAG
- a CDS encoding GntR family transcriptional regulator, producing the protein MSPQTLTITIDPAAAEAPFEQVRTQIADQARDGGLPVGYKLPTVRGLAEELGLAANTVAKAYRALETDGVIETRGRNGSFVAAAGDAADREAAAAAEAYARRAHRLGLDRHAARTAVENALRAAYGADA; encoded by the coding sequence GTGTCCCCGCAGACCCTGACGATCACCATCGACCCGGCGGCGGCCGAGGCCCCGTTCGAGCAGGTACGCACCCAGATCGCCGACCAGGCCAGGGACGGCGGTCTGCCGGTCGGCTACAAACTCCCCACCGTCCGCGGGCTGGCCGAGGAACTCGGGCTGGCCGCCAACACCGTCGCCAAGGCGTACCGCGCCCTGGAGACCGACGGCGTCATCGAGACCCGCGGCCGCAACGGCAGCTTCGTCGCGGCGGCCGGTGACGCCGCCGACCGGGAGGCCGCCGCGGCGGCCGAAGCCTACGCCCGCCGCGCCCACCGCCTGGGCCTGGACCGACATGCCGCCCGCACCGCCGTCGAGAACGCGCTGCGTGCCGCGTACGGAGCCGATGCCTGA
- the ddaH gene encoding dimethylargininase has product MPSRHALVRRPGPRLAEGLVTHVDRRPVDPARALGQWEEYVRVLRDHGWRITEVDPADDCPDAVFVEDTMVVFRNVALLARPGADSRKPEVAAARAAAEALGCSLNEIRAPGTLDGGDVLKVGDTVYVGRGGRTNAEGVRQLRSVFEPLGARVVAVPVSRVLHLKSAVTALPDGTVIGYPPLVDDPAVFPRFRPVPEEAGSHVVLLGGRRLLMAASAPRTARLFTDLGYRPVPVDIGEFEKLEGCVTCLSVRLRDLYA; this is encoded by the coding sequence ATGCCCAGCCGGCACGCCCTCGTCCGCCGCCCCGGCCCCCGCCTCGCCGAGGGCCTGGTCACCCATGTCGACCGGCGGCCGGTGGACCCGGCGCGGGCGCTCGGCCAGTGGGAGGAGTACGTCCGGGTGCTGCGCGACCACGGCTGGCGGATCACCGAGGTGGACCCCGCCGACGACTGCCCCGACGCGGTCTTCGTCGAGGACACCATGGTCGTCTTCCGCAATGTCGCCCTGCTCGCCCGCCCCGGCGCCGACTCCCGCAAGCCCGAGGTCGCCGCGGCCCGTGCGGCGGCCGAGGCGCTCGGCTGCTCGCTCAACGAGATCCGCGCGCCCGGCACACTCGACGGCGGCGACGTCCTCAAGGTCGGCGACACCGTGTACGTGGGCCGCGGCGGCCGTACCAACGCCGAGGGGGTACGCCAACTCCGTTCCGTCTTCGAGCCGTTGGGTGCCCGGGTGGTCGCCGTGCCGGTCAGCCGGGTGCTCCATCTGAAGTCCGCGGTCACCGCCCTGCCCGACGGCACCGTCATCGGCTACCCCCCGCTGGTCGACGACCCCGCGGTGTTCCCGCGCTTCCGGCCCGTCCCGGAGGAGGCCGGTTCGCATGTCGTCCTCCTCGGCGGCCGCCGGCTCCTGATGGCCGCCTCGGCGCCCCGCACCGCACGGCTCTTCACCGACCTCGGCTACCGGCCGGTGCCCGTGGACATCGGCGAGTTCGAGAAGCTGGAGGGGTGCGTGACCTGCCTGTCCGTACGCCTCCGCGACCTGTACGCCTGA
- a CDS encoding APC family permease has product MSVQESSLSASAPPDVRRLGIGSGTALCAGAVLGPGVLTLPSLAAAAAGPASILAWVVLLAMCVPVAASFAALGARFPDGGGVATYVHRAIGPRAAAVVGWWFYGAVPIGVVSAAWIGGKYVADAVGWGDAGAAAVGGAVLVGSLVSNAVGLRMSGRVQLLLGGLLAAVLLCTVLAAAPQVSAAHFTPFMPGGWASVGSAASVLFFAFAGWEAASHLSGEFADPARDLPRVTRRTLAVITVLYLGLAVATVGVLGPAAADTDTPLTALLTRSVGGAARPVAAAAALLLTFGTANAYLAGASRLGAALGRDGAAPRWLAKGGAPGEVPRRSLAVLGAASVVLAVAAGSGGTDLDLLMRATATCLAAVTLAGLAAALVLLPRRTLLWYGVLASSVLTAGVLAFSGWLLLIPAALAAASGCFLTLRRPGRGNG; this is encoded by the coding sequence GTGTCCGTACAAGAATCATCCCTTTCCGCTTCCGCGCCGCCGGATGTACGGCGGCTGGGCATCGGCAGCGGCACCGCGCTCTGCGCGGGCGCCGTCCTGGGCCCGGGTGTCCTGACGCTGCCGTCGCTGGCCGCGGCCGCGGCCGGCCCCGCCTCGATCCTGGCCTGGGTCGTCCTGCTGGCCATGTGCGTCCCGGTGGCCGCCTCGTTCGCGGCGCTCGGCGCGCGGTTCCCCGACGGCGGGGGCGTCGCCACGTACGTGCACCGGGCCATCGGCCCGCGGGCCGCGGCGGTGGTCGGGTGGTGGTTCTACGGGGCGGTGCCGATCGGGGTGGTCTCGGCCGCGTGGATCGGCGGCAAGTACGTGGCCGACGCGGTGGGCTGGGGCGACGCCGGCGCGGCCGCGGTCGGCGGGGCGGTGCTGGTGGGGTCGCTGGTGTCCAACGCGGTCGGGCTGCGGATGTCCGGGCGGGTGCAGCTGCTGCTCGGCGGGCTGCTGGCCGCGGTGCTGCTGTGCACCGTCCTGGCCGCCGCCCCGCAGGTGTCCGCCGCGCACTTCACCCCGTTCATGCCGGGCGGCTGGGCGTCGGTCGGCTCGGCGGCCTCGGTGCTGTTCTTCGCGTTCGCCGGGTGGGAGGCGGCCAGCCACCTGTCCGGTGAATTCGCCGATCCGGCGCGGGACCTGCCGCGGGTGACCCGCCGCACCCTGGCTGTCATCACGGTGCTCTACCTGGGGCTCGCGGTGGCCACCGTCGGCGTGCTGGGGCCGGCCGCCGCGGACACCGACACCCCGCTGACCGCGCTGCTCACCCGGAGCGTGGGCGGCGCCGCCCGCCCGGTGGCCGCCGCGGCGGCGCTGCTCCTCACCTTCGGGACGGCCAACGCGTACCTGGCCGGGGCCTCCCGGCTCGGCGCGGCGCTCGGCCGGGACGGGGCGGCGCCCCGCTGGCTGGCCAAGGGCGGGGCGCCGGGCGAGGTGCCGCGCCGCTCGCTGGCGGTGCTGGGCGCGGCGTCGGTCGTCCTGGCCGTGGCCGCCGGGTCCGGCGGCACCGATCTCGATCTGCTGATGCGGGCCACCGCCACCTGCCTGGCCGCGGTGACGCTGGCCGGGCTGGCCGCCGCGCTGGTGCTGCTGCCGCGCCGCACCCTCCTGTGGTACGGCGTGCTGGCCAGTTCCGTGCTGACGGCGGGGGTGCTCGCCTTCTCGGGGTGGCTGCTGCTGATCCCGGCGGCGCTGGCGGCGGCGTCCGGCTGCTTCCTGACACTGCGTCGGCCGGGGCGCGGCAACGGCTGA
- a CDS encoding Lrp/AsnC family transcriptional regulator — translation MDDIDSAIVRELQRDARQTNRELARLLNIAPSTCLERVRALRARGVITGYRATVDLRALNRPVQALLTVRIRPMNREVIERFKAFLTSLPEVLNVYVVAGGDDFLVHVAVPDVDRLHALLMDQVFKRREVVDCRSSVVYQHVANDIIEPLPPERA, via the coding sequence ATGGACGACATTGATTCGGCGATTGTCCGCGAACTCCAGCGCGATGCACGGCAGACCAACCGTGAACTCGCCCGCCTGCTGAACATCGCCCCCTCCACCTGCCTGGAGCGGGTCCGCGCGCTGCGCGCCCGCGGCGTGATCACCGGCTACCGCGCCACGGTGGACCTGCGCGCCCTCAACCGCCCCGTACAGGCGCTGCTCACGGTCCGCATCCGGCCCATGAACCGCGAGGTCATCGAGCGCTTCAAGGCGTTCTTGACCTCGCTGCCCGAGGTGCTCAACGTCTATGTCGTCGCGGGCGGCGACGACTTCCTGGTCCATGTCGCGGTCCCGGACGTCGACCGGCTGCACGCCCTGCTCATGGACCAGGTCTTCAAGCGCCGCGAGGTCGTCGACTGCCGCAGCTCGGTCGTCTACCAGCACGTCGCCAACGACATCATCGAGCCGCTGCCGCCCGAACGGGCCTGA
- a CDS encoding lytic polysaccharide monooxygenase auxiliary activity family 9 protein: protein MTVRRKATVIALVGVAPLALTVLAAAPAAAHGTMSDPVSRVAACYAEGPEHPKSAACKAAVQVGGTQALYDWNAVRDGNAGGRSKEKIPDGRLCSAGNPEYKGLDLPRADWPSTKMQAGNHTFHYKATAPHKGSFELYLTKDGYDPTKPLKWSDLESQPFAKVTDPTLTNGEYVFDGKVPARSGRHLVYSIWQRSDSPEAFYTCSDVVFGKDSGGTGSATPAPTASAPTDRQIAAGAGRSSMDMSGHGHMAGGAGRPAAAAGADAASVAGGAHPDGAARPVDGRRLAETGGNAATAPLAIGGAAVLAIGAAVLFTTARRRAVRNHG, encoded by the coding sequence ATGACCGTTCGTCGCAAGGCCACCGTGATCGCCCTGGTCGGCGTCGCCCCCCTGGCGCTCACCGTGCTCGCCGCGGCCCCGGCCGCCGCGCACGGGACGATGTCGGACCCGGTCAGCCGGGTCGCGGCCTGCTACGCGGAGGGTCCGGAGCACCCCAAGTCGGCGGCGTGCAAGGCGGCCGTGCAGGTCGGCGGCACCCAGGCGCTCTACGACTGGAACGCGGTCCGGGACGGCAACGCGGGCGGCAGGTCCAAGGAGAAGATCCCGGACGGCCGGCTGTGCAGCGCCGGCAACCCCGAGTACAAGGGCCTGGACCTGCCGCGCGCCGACTGGCCGTCCACGAAGATGCAGGCGGGCAACCACACCTTCCACTACAAGGCCACCGCCCCGCACAAGGGCTCCTTCGAGCTGTACCTCACCAAGGACGGCTACGACCCGACCAAGCCGCTGAAGTGGTCGGACCTGGAGTCCCAACCGTTCGCGAAGGTGACCGACCCGACGCTGACCAACGGGGAGTACGTCTTCGACGGCAAGGTGCCCGCCCGCTCGGGCCGCCACCTCGTCTACAGCATCTGGCAGCGCTCGGACAGCCCCGAGGCGTTCTACACCTGCTCCGACGTGGTCTTCGGCAAGGACAGCGGCGGCACCGGGTCGGCGACGCCGGCGCCCACCGCCTCCGCGCCGACCGACCGCCAGATAGCGGCGGGCGCCGGCAGGTCGTCGATGGACATGAGCGGGCACGGCCACATGGCCGGCGGCGCGGGCCGGCCGGCGGCGGCCGCGGGTGCGGACGCCGCCTCGGTGGCCGGCGGCGCGCACCCCGACGGCGCGGCGCGGCCCGTCGACGGCCGCCGGCTGGCCGAGACCGGTGGCAACGCCGCCACCGCCCCGCTCGCCATCGGCGGCGCCGCGGTGCTCGCCATCGGCGCCGCGGTGCTGTTCACCACCGCCCGCCGCAGGGCCGTCCGCAACCACGGCTGA
- a CDS encoding SpoIIE family protein phosphatase: MSAFPSSRLTGDGVLDFTRTAVVLADRTGVVQGWTEGAERLLGYPVSRAVGRPLAEVFAGADPRQPSQDDTWRDRLAAADGWSGLAAVRRGDGRRLDLELRVLPVLDAEKRSFRLVLAAEMMRTPWSGLGRSMLDGILGMSPVGVAMLDPDLRYVWLNDALERMGGSPRAERVGKRIGEAQPGLPAESIEAEMRRVLRTGVPSVGVEYLGRPRSDPQREHAYSTSFFRLEDEAGHVLGVCYMVLDVTESYRARQRMALLSRAGERIGSSLDVWQTAQELADAAVPDLADFVTVDLLDAMVSGEEPSSGPIDAGTLFTMRRAGQRSVREGCPEAVIAVGEPAAYPSSAPVVLSLTGGDSLLLPALDLDSGSDWPADDPVRAARLRELGFHSLMVVPLRARGVSLGAATFARWQPTGPFQPDDLVLAEEFVNRAAISLDNARRFTREHTAALTLQRSLLPRDLPEQSAVDAAYRYLPADSSTGVGGDWFDVIPLSGARVALVVGDVVGHGVHAAATMGRLRSAVQALADLDLAPDEVLAHLDEMVNRVAHDANSDDGVIGATCLYAVYDPVSCCCTLARAGHPPPLLVSPAGACQLVELPTGPPLGLGGMPFESAELPLPEGSLLALYTNGLLLGKALDLDGGITRLRTALADPQAPLEDICESVISSLPGARPVDDVALLLARTRALPKEQLAVWDIAAAPSAVGEARRSAAGQLARWGLEKLEFSTELIVSELVTNAIRHASGPIRLRMIRDGTLICEVSDGSSTAPHLRHARTTDEGGRGLFLIAQYAERWGARYTADGKFIWAELPLETVVEAVPASALIDAFADPDDR, encoded by the coding sequence ATGAGCGCATTCCCGAGCAGCCGCCTCACCGGAGACGGAGTCCTCGACTTCACCCGGACCGCCGTGGTGCTGGCCGATCGCACGGGCGTGGTGCAGGGCTGGACCGAGGGCGCCGAACGGCTCCTGGGGTATCCGGTGTCCCGGGCCGTCGGCCGGCCGCTCGCGGAGGTCTTCGCCGGGGCCGACCCCCGCCAGCCGTCGCAGGACGACACCTGGCGGGACCGGCTGGCGGCGGCGGACGGCTGGAGCGGGCTGGCCGCGGTACGCCGCGGCGACGGGCGCCGGCTGGACCTGGAACTGCGCGTGCTGCCGGTGCTGGACGCCGAAAAGCGGTCCTTCCGGCTGGTCCTGGCCGCCGAGATGATGCGGACCCCCTGGTCGGGGCTGGGCCGTTCGATGCTGGACGGGATTCTCGGGATGTCGCCGGTCGGGGTGGCCATGCTGGACCCCGATCTCCGGTACGTCTGGCTGAACGACGCGCTGGAGCGGATGGGCGGCTCGCCGCGCGCGGAGCGGGTCGGGAAGCGGATCGGCGAGGCGCAGCCGGGGCTGCCCGCCGAGTCCATCGAGGCGGAGATGCGCCGGGTGCTGCGGACCGGCGTGCCGTCGGTGGGCGTCGAGTACCTGGGCCGCCCGCGGTCCGATCCGCAGCGCGAGCACGCCTACTCGACGTCGTTCTTCCGCCTGGAGGACGAGGCCGGCCATGTGCTGGGCGTCTGCTACATGGTCCTGGACGTCACGGAGAGCTATCGCGCCCGGCAGCGGATGGCGCTGCTCAGCCGCGCCGGGGAGCGGATCGGCAGTTCGCTGGACGTCTGGCAGACGGCGCAGGAGCTGGCGGACGCGGCGGTTCCGGACCTCGCCGACTTCGTCACCGTCGACCTGCTCGACGCGATGGTCTCCGGTGAGGAGCCCTCGTCCGGGCCGATCGACGCCGGGACCCTGTTCACCATGCGCCGGGCGGGCCAGCGGTCCGTACGGGAGGGCTGCCCCGAGGCGGTGATCGCCGTCGGGGAGCCGGCCGCCTATCCCTCGTCGGCGCCCGTCGTCCTGAGCCTGACCGGGGGCGACTCCCTGCTGCTGCCGGCCCTGGACCTGGACAGCGGCAGCGACTGGCCGGCCGACGACCCGGTCCGCGCCGCGCGCCTGAGGGAGCTGGGCTTCCACTCGCTGATGGTGGTGCCGCTGCGGGCCCGGGGCGTCTCCCTGGGCGCGGCCACGTTCGCCCGCTGGCAGCCCACCGGGCCGTTCCAGCCCGACGACCTGGTGCTGGCCGAGGAGTTCGTGAACCGTGCGGCGATCTCCCTCGACAACGCCCGCCGGTTCACCCGCGAGCACACCGCGGCGCTCACCCTCCAGCGCAGTCTGCTGCCGCGCGATCTGCCCGAACAGAGCGCGGTGGACGCGGCGTACCGCTATCTGCCCGCCGATTCGTCCACGGGGGTGGGCGGCGACTGGTTCGATGTGATCCCGCTGTCCGGGGCCCGGGTCGCGCTGGTGGTCGGCGACGTGGTCGGGCACGGGGTGCACGCCGCGGCCACGATGGGGCGGCTGCGGTCCGCGGTGCAGGCGCTGGCCGATCTGGACCTGGCGCCGGACGAGGTGCTGGCCCACCTGGACGAGATGGTCAACCGGGTCGCCCATGACGCCAACAGCGACGACGGGGTGATCGGCGCGACCTGCCTGTACGCGGTCTACGACCCGGTGAGTTGCTGCTGCACGCTGGCCCGGGCCGGGCATCCGCCGCCGCTGCTGGTCAGCCCGGCGGGCGCCTGCCAGCTCGTGGAACTGCCGACCGGTCCGCCGCTGGGGCTGGGCGGGATGCCCTTCGAATCCGCGGAACTCCCGCTGCCCGAAGGGAGTTTGCTGGCGCTTTACACGAACGGTCTGCTGCTGGGCAAGGCCCTCGACCTCGACGGCGGGATCACCCGGCTGCGGACCGCGCTGGCCGATCCGCAGGCCCCGCTGGAGGACATCTGCGAGTCCGTCATCAGCAGCCTGCCCGGCGCCCGGCCGGTCGACGACGTGGCCCTGCTGCTGGCCCGCACCCGGGCGTTGCCGAAGGAGCAGCTGGCCGTCTGGGACATCGCCGCCGCCCCGTCCGCGGTCGGCGAGGCCCGCCGGTCCGCCGCCGGGCAGCTGGCCCGATGGGGGCTGGAGAAGCTGGAGTTCTCCACCGAGCTGATCGTCAGCGAACTGGTCACCAACGCCATCCGGCACGCCTCCGGGCCGATCCGGCTGCGGATGATCCGGGACGGGACGCTGATCTGCGAGGTCTCGGACGGCAGCAGCACCGCGCCGCATCTGCGCCACGCCAGGACCACCGACGAGGGCGGCCGGGGCCTGTTCCTCATCGCCCAGTACGCCGAGCGGTGGGGCGCCCGCTACACCGCCGACGGCAAGTTCATCTGGGCCGAACTCCCTCTGGAGACAGTGGTCGAGGCCGTACCGGCGAGCGCCCTCATCGACGCGTTCGCCGACCCCGACGACCGGTGA
- a CDS encoding class I SAM-dependent methyltransferase codes for MTANTPADQAESPLPDADAAYWEAAAATFDDEPDHGLRDPALRAAWAARLRSWLPAAPAEILDLGCGTGSLALLAAEQGHRVTGVDRSPAMVALARDKFAGRDAVFLVGDAAEPPVGERRFAAVLVRHVLWALPDPASVLRRWAGLLAPGGRLVLVEGRWGEAAPIGLRATELAALAAPLASRTELFELSAEPALWGREVRDERYALIVHPDRP; via the coding sequence ATGACTGCCAACACCCCCGCCGACCAGGCGGAATCGCCCCTGCCCGACGCGGACGCGGCCTATTGGGAAGCCGCCGCCGCGACCTTCGACGACGAGCCCGACCACGGCCTGCGCGACCCCGCCCTCCGCGCCGCCTGGGCCGCCCGGCTGCGCTCCTGGCTGCCCGCCGCGCCCGCCGAGATCCTCGATCTGGGCTGCGGCACGGGCAGCCTGGCGCTGCTCGCCGCCGAGCAGGGCCACCGGGTCACCGGCGTCGACCGTTCACCGGCCATGGTCGCGCTGGCCCGTGACAAGTTCGCGGGACGCGACGCGGTGTTCCTCGTGGGCGATGCCGCCGAACCGCCCGTAGGAGAGCGCCGGTTCGCCGCCGTCCTGGTGCGCCACGTCCTGTGGGCGCTGCCCGATCCGGCGTCCGTGCTGCGCCGGTGGGCGGGGCTGCTGGCCCCCGGCGGCCGGCTGGTCCTGGTGGAGGGCCGCTGGGGCGAGGCCGCCCCGATCGGCCTGCGCGCCACCGAACTCGCGGCGCTCGCCGCCCCGTTGGCGTCGCGTACGGAGCTGTTCGAGCTGTCGGCCGAGCCGGCGCTGTGGGGGAGGGAGGTCCGCGACGAGCGGTACGCCCTGATCGTCCATCCGGACCGCCCCTGA